ctagttttaggtcttgtgttagttctagtgatagttctagttttagttcaacgagaaatatacaacaatctaacgccaCTAGagctagtgatagttctaggtgtagtgttaattctagtattaCATTAATATTGTCTCTAAAAAtaacactaaatctagaactagaaacattcgagtttagccatacgtcttttaagacggctaaacccgaatatatctagttctaggtctaaagCCGTGTGTCCACTAGCAAGTCACTTGCGGAAGAACTTCTGCAAGTATTTGCTGAAGTGTTTCCACTCAAACCGAAACTTGCGGAAGTCTGCTTCCAGAAGTAGTTTGTAGAAGTTATCACGACGAACTTGCTGCAAGAAATTGCAGACGTGTTTCCACACAATGTGAGTACAGCTTGCAGTAGTTTGCTTTTTTTACGAATGACAGTATAAAAATGTCTTGTGGCAAAATAAGATTGGCAGCTGCCATCGCagcatatttaattaaaaagaaacaaattaaaaaaaaacaaaaagaagtgTTTGGGTGAGAAATTGGATGCTGCGGCACGTAGATTTAAGTTTCCAAAATACATTACTTTAAGAATTGCGGACCGAAGACTCCATGCAGCTGAAAAATTTCCTGAGAATGTCtaatgatgattttgaatacattttatctttaattcaaACAAGTATTCAAAAGCAGGGTACTAAAATGAGATTGGCTATACCTCCCAAAGACCGGCTTTTAGTTACTCTTCgaagcattttgttttttaattttattcttatagtCTTTTGAGGACGTGTCCCATAATTCAGGATAAGTTTCTTGTTTTTCAATTACCAAATGTGTTTTTTCACTACTCCaaacgaatttatttttgtccatttttataaattttgaaaagaactaaaaaaaaaacacaaaacaaaactgaaaaCAGAAGAGAATACCACAAACCGTTTACTCACGTATACCCGACGTCTTCTGCAAGTCTTCAATACACTTGTAGTTCACAGTAAGTTGTTCAAGTTACTTCCAGCAAGCAACAAACACGTGTTTCCACATAATTGCTGCAAGTAACTTCTGCAAGCCGTGACTTCTGGAAGTCGACTTCTAATACGTGTTTACACGACAAAAACTTCTGGAAGCAACTTCCGCAAGAAAACTTGGTAGTGGACACACGGCtttatgttagttctactttcaGTTTAATAGAGAAATCTAGCTCTGAATATCAGTTAAAACtttaactaacactagacctagaactagaagatCTCATTTAGTCATCATATTCTTTCCTCAATATATTGGAGGATTGATATTTGCATCATATTTCCCCAAAATGAtgcaaatgaaacaaaaacctttttacttcaaaataagaaatcctctaaactaattttaaaccctgcactataaataataaatcaagttAAATAAGTCACCacttattattgattttttgttcTCAACGGGTCACCCACATGTAACTTTATTCCACGTGTATaactcattaaaaaattcttaactttcctttttatacattttaattaataattgttttttttattttcagaaaaGTAACTTTAGCAATGacgttattaacaaaatcagTTTTACCAGCTGTTATAGGAGTTTATTACGCTTACctaagaaatcaaaaaacagTCGTTGAAAATCTCAAACGACACGTTTTCCCAACGATAGTCGCCTTTCTTGCAAATAGTATCTCAAGATCTTTATCATCCGTTCATCGAGGCATCACGTATCCATTAAGTTTATCTTCGAAATCGATCGAAACATCACATTCATCCTCAACGTTATTGGAGGATTCCTCAGAATCGATCCCGGAAAAATCCGTCGAATGCTTAGTGTTAACGGAACCGGAAGTACACACCGCGGATGTTATTTTTATCCATGGTCTTCATGGTTCTTTGGTGAATACGTGGAGACAAGGCGATTGGAGACACGAAAGGCaccatttaaaacaaaaaatcgtcGAAAGACGGATGTCGACCGGCGAAATTAGGGATGATCGGATTCGAAAGATTTCTTTGAAAAGATCTTGTTCGGACGTTTATTCGGTTTGTCCgaaaaaaatgtctaaattatCCGAGGGAAGATGTTTCGAAACTTTCGGTGATTCCGATTTTGTCGAggataataaaaagttatcgAAATGTTGGCCTAGGGATTGGTTACCGATTGATTGCCCCGGAGTTAGAGCGATCGCTTTGAATTATACGACGGATCCGCATCTTTGGAGACcaatttggattaaaaaaagaaataggtAATgataatttcacaaaaaaaaacaatcaaataaataatttttttaatttagaacatcCATGACTGAAAGAAGCAAAGAAATGATTGGGCATCTTTTAGATTTAGGAGTTGGTAATAAACCGATTATTTGGGTTGGTCATTCTAAAGGAGGATTATTCATCAAACAAATCTTAATCGATTGTAAgttattaatgataattaataattacttaaaaaaataatgtaaaactagaactaacactagacctagaactagtaacattcgggtttatccgtcttgagagacgcacggctaaacccgaatgtttctagttctaggtcttgtgttaattctagtgatagtgctagtgcaaaactagaactgacactagaactagaactaaaaacattcggatttggccacacgtctctcaagacggctaaacccgaatgattctagttctaggtcttgtgttagttctagtgatagtgctagtgtaaaactagaactaacactagaactataattaaaaacattcggatttagccgcacgtctctcaagaatggctaaacccgaatgattctagttctaggtactgtgttagttctagtgatagtgctaatgcaaaactaaaactaacactagacctagaactagtaacattcgggtttagccgccttgaaagacgcacggctaaacccgaatgtttctaattctaggtcttgtgttagttctagtgatagtgctagtgtaaaactagaactaacactagaactataattaaaaacattcggatttagccgcacgtctctctagaatggctaaacccgaatgattctagttctaggtactgtgttagttctagtgatagtgctaatgcaaaactaaaactaacactagacctagaactagtaacattcgggtttagccgccttgaaagacgcacggctaaacccgaatgtttctaattctaggtcttgtgttagttctagtgatagtgctagtgtaaaactagaactaacactagaactataattaaaaacattcggatttggccacacgtctctcaagacggctaaatccgaatgattctagttctacgtcttgtgttagttctagtgatagtgctagtgtaccGAGATCCTCTCTACCATCTCGAGCCTCCAAGGGAGTATGCACAAGGGGCCcactggggcctaagtgcgcGTAAAAATTACGCACCCctctacatacatacatacatagtgctagtgtaaaactagaactaacactagacctagaactagaaataggCGGGTTTAGCTGACCGTCCTCAGACGCACAGCCtcagaaactttctagttctaggtctagtgttagttcaataacaatatgcaacatagtgatatcttatgctaactagcgctacctagcacTGTAATTTATTCTATTTGTGTTTTGTAATGTTGTTATTTAACATTGTTAATTTCACCGTGTGTCCTAAGATGGCTAAAaatgaatgattctagttgtaggtttagtgttagttctacttttagttcaacgagaaatatacaataatctaacgCCACTAGaactagtgatagttctaggtgtagtgttagttctagtattgcattaATATTGTCTctaga
This region of Onthophagus taurus isolate NC chromosome 3, IU_Otau_3.0, whole genome shotgun sequence genomic DNA includes:
- the LOC111419589 gene encoding protein SERAC1 codes for the protein MEEFLTAEVEDIMCDQVIISTELDVFETNSTKITIRKVTLAMTLLTKSVLPAVIGVYYAYLRNQKTVVENLKRHVFPTIVAFLANSISRSLSSVHRGITYPLSLSSKSIETSHSSSTLLEDSSESIPEKSVECLVLTEPEVHTADVIFIHGLHGSLVNTWRQGDWRHERHHLKQKIVERRMSTGEIRDDRIRKISLKRSCSDVYSVCPKKMSKLSEGRCFETFGDSDFVEDNKKLSKCWPRDWLPIDCPGVRAIALNYTTDPHLWRPIWIKKRNRTSMTERSKEMIGHLLDLGVGNKPIIWVGHSKGGLFIKQILIDSWENIELSKIYQQTKSILFYSVPHKGSYLADCTLPLLKRSVELTEIQRNCPFVLNLHTRFLEFLQETNLNPEIFSFIETSFTFMSFLYLKIVAFESCDPGIGLICGVPLDHREICKPAARDCFLYQELVRLIKSSELLIRS